The Ramlibacter sp. PS4R-6 nucleotide sequence TCCTCTTTTTCTCTATGAAATCGGCCGCTTGAGCGGCCGTTTCTCCAAAGGCGGGATAATACCCGATCCCCCTGTGAGAACCGGCCCTTCGAGGGCCTGATTTTTTCCCGTTACACCATGGCGCTGAGCCCCCAAGACATCGCCCGCATCGCCCACCTCGCGCGCCTGGAACTCAAGCCCGAAGAGGCTGCGCTCATGCAGTCGCAGATCAACGGCTTCTTCGACATCGTCGAGAAGATGAAGGCCGTCGACACCGCCGGCGTCGAGCCGCTGCCGCACCCCGTCGCCACCGTGCAGGACGTGCAGTTGCGCCTGCGCGAGGACGTGGCCAGCGAGGGCAACCAGCGCGAGGGCAACCAGCGCAGCGCGCCGGCCGTGGAGCGCGGGCTGTTCCTGGTGCCGAAGGTGATCGAATGAGCGCGCTGCACGAGCTCGGCGTCGCGCAGCTCGCGGCGCACCTGCGCGAAAAGAAGGTCTCGGCCACCGAGGCGGCGAAACATTTCCTTGCGCGCGGCAGGCAATACGAATCGCTGGGCGCGTACCTCGCGGTCGACGAAGGCGTGACATTGGCCCAGGCCCGCGCCGCGGACGAGCGCCTCGCCAAGGGCGACGCGGCGCGCCTGCTCGGCGTGCCCATCGCCCACAAGGACATCTTCGTCACGAAGGACTTCCCCAGCACCGCCGGCTCGAAGATGCTGGAGGGCTACCGCTCGCCCTTCGATGCGACGGTGGTGGCGCGCCTGGCCGAAGCCGGCTGCGTGACGCTGGGCAAGCTCAATTGCGACGAGTTCGCCATGGGCTCGTCCAACGAGAACTCGGCGTACCAGCCCGTGAAGAACCCATGGGATGCGTCACGCATACCGGGTGGTTCCTCGGGCGGCAGCGCCGCGGTGGTCGCGGCGCGCCTGGCGCCAGCCGCGACCGGCACCGACACCGGCGGCTCCATCCGCCAGCCCGCGTCCTTCTGCGGCATCACCGGCATCAAGCCCACGTACGGCCGCGCCTCGCGCTACGGGATGATCGCCTTCGCCTCGTCGCTGGACCAGGCCGGGCCGATGGCGCGCTCGGCCGAGGACTGCGCGCTGCTGCTGTCGGCCATCTGCGGGCCCGACCCGGACCGCGACTCCACCTCGCTCGACGTGCCGGCGGAGGACTTCACGAAGTCGCTGGACGGCTCCATCGAAGGCCTGCGCATCGGCGTGCCGAAGGAATTCTTCGGCGAAGGCCTGGCCGCCGACGTGCGCGCGGCCATCGAGGGCGCGCTGAAGGAATACACGAAGCTCGGGGCGAAGGTGGTGGAGGTCTCGCTGCCGCGCGCGGAGCTGGGCATCCCCGTGTACTACATCATCGCGCCGGCCGAAGCGTCGTCGAACCTCTCGCGCTTCGACGGCGTGAAGTTCGGCCACCGCGCCGCGAAGTACGCGGACCTGCTCGACATGTACAAGAAGACGCGCGCTGAGGGCTTCGGCGACGAGGTCAAGCGCCGCATCATGATCGGCACCTACGTGCTCTCGCACGGCTACTACGACGCCTACTACCTGCAGGCGCAGAAGGTGCGGCGCATGATCGCCGACGACTTCCAGAACGCGTTCAAGCAGTGCGACGTCATCGCGGGCCCCGTGGCGCCGACCGTCGCCTGGCACCTGGGCGACCACGCCAAGGACCCGCTGGCCGATTACCTGGCCGACTTCTACACGCTGCCCGGCTCGCTCGCGGGGCTGCCCGGCATGAGCATCCCCTGCGGCTTCGGCGAGGGCGGCATGCCCGTGGGGCTGCAGCTGCTGGGCAACTACTTCGGCGAAAGCCGGTTGCTCAACGCGGCGCACCGCTTCCAGCAGGCGACCGACTTCCACACGCGCGAGCCGGGGGGTGTGCAATGAACGCGCCCCTGGTCCGCGGCTGGGAAGTCGTGATCGGCTTCGAGACACATGCGCAGCTGTCGACGCAGTCGAAGATCTTCTCGCGCGCGCCCACGGCGTTCGGCGCCGAGCCCAACACGCAGACGGCGCCGGTGGACGTCGCGCTGCCCGGCACGCTGCCGGTGATGAACAAGGGCGCGGTGGAACGCGCCATCGCCTTCGGCCTCGCCGTCAACGCGAAGATCGCACCGCGCTCCATCTTCGCGCGCAAGAACTATTTCTATCCGGACCTGCCCAAGGGCTACCAGATCTCGCAGTACGAGATTCCCGTCGTGCAAGGCGGCGTGGTCGAGTTCTTCCTCGGCGACGAGAAGAAGTCCGTGCGCCTGGTGCGCGCGCACCTCGAGGAAGACGCCGGCAAGTCGCTGCACGAGGACTTCGCCGGCCAGTCGGGCATCGACCTGAACCGCGCCGGCACGCCGCTGCTGGAGATCGTGACCGAGCCCGACATGCGCTCGTCCGCCGAAGCGGTGGCGTACGCAAAGGAACTGCACAAGATCGTCACCTGGATCGGCATCTGCGACGGCAACATGCAGGAAGGCAGCTTCCGCTGCGACGCCAACGTGTCCGTGCGCAAGCCCGGCCAGCCCTTCGGCACGCGGCGCGAGATCAAGAACCTGAACAGCTTCAAGTTCATGCAGCAGGCCATCGATTTCGAGGTGCGCTGGCAGATCGAGCAGCTGGAAGACGGCCACGCCATCGAGCAGGCGACGGTGCTGTTCGACCCCGACACGGGCGAGACGCGCGCGATGCGCACCAAGGAAGACGCGGCCGACTACCGCTACTTCCCCGACCCGGACCTGCCGCCGCTGGTGGTGGCGAACGAGTGGGTCGAGCGCGTGAAGTCGCAGATGGCCGAACTGCCGCGCACGATGGCGGCGCGCTTCGTCGCCGAGTACGGCCTGCCCGAGTACGACGCGACGACGCTCACTTCGTCGAAGGCCATGGCCGCGTATTTCGAGGAAGCGGCGAAGCTGTCGAAGCAGCCGAAGATCGCCAGCAACTGGGTGATGGGCGA carries:
- the gatC gene encoding Asp-tRNA(Asn)/Glu-tRNA(Gln) amidotransferase subunit GatC, which encodes MALSPQDIARIAHLARLELKPEEAALMQSQINGFFDIVEKMKAVDTAGVEPLPHPVATVQDVQLRLREDVASEGNQREGNQRSAPAVERGLFLVPKVIE
- the gatA gene encoding Asp-tRNA(Asn)/Glu-tRNA(Gln) amidotransferase subunit GatA — translated: MSALHELGVAQLAAHLREKKVSATEAAKHFLARGRQYESLGAYLAVDEGVTLAQARAADERLAKGDAARLLGVPIAHKDIFVTKDFPSTAGSKMLEGYRSPFDATVVARLAEAGCVTLGKLNCDEFAMGSSNENSAYQPVKNPWDASRIPGGSSGGSAAVVAARLAPAATGTDTGGSIRQPASFCGITGIKPTYGRASRYGMIAFASSLDQAGPMARSAEDCALLLSAICGPDPDRDSTSLDVPAEDFTKSLDGSIEGLRIGVPKEFFGEGLAADVRAAIEGALKEYTKLGAKVVEVSLPRAELGIPVYYIIAPAEASSNLSRFDGVKFGHRAAKYADLLDMYKKTRAEGFGDEVKRRIMIGTYVLSHGYYDAYYLQAQKVRRMIADDFQNAFKQCDVIAGPVAPTVAWHLGDHAKDPLADYLADFYTLPGSLAGLPGMSIPCGFGEGGMPVGLQLLGNYFGESRLLNAAHRFQQATDFHTREPGGVQ
- the gatB gene encoding Asp-tRNA(Asn)/Glu-tRNA(Gln) amidotransferase subunit GatB; translated protein: MNAPLVRGWEVVIGFETHAQLSTQSKIFSRAPTAFGAEPNTQTAPVDVALPGTLPVMNKGAVERAIAFGLAVNAKIAPRSIFARKNYFYPDLPKGYQISQYEIPVVQGGVVEFFLGDEKKSVRLVRAHLEEDAGKSLHEDFAGQSGIDLNRAGTPLLEIVTEPDMRSSAEAVAYAKELHKIVTWIGICDGNMQEGSFRCDANVSVRKPGQPFGTRREIKNLNSFKFMQQAIDFEVRWQIEQLEDGHAIEQATVLFDPDTGETRAMRTKEDAADYRYFPDPDLPPLVVANEWVERVKSQMAELPRTMAARFVAEYGLPEYDATTLTSSKAMAAYFEEAAKLSKQPKIASNWVMGEVSRKLNAEDRAIESGPVGAATLALLIGRISDGTISNNAARQVFEALWSGEGNDVDAVIEAKGLKQMNDSGALEKIVEEVVAANADNVAQYKAGKDKAFNALVGQVMKASKGKANPQQVNELLKRKLG